TCGCCCTGCACGACCTGCAGAAGGACGCGGGGCAGCCGCGCAACTCCCGCCAGGGCTCGGTGTACATCGTCAAGCCGAAGATGCACGGCCCCCGCGAAGTGGCCTTCGCCAACGAGCTGTTCGGCCGCGTCGAGGACCTGCTGGGCATGCGCCGGGACACCCTCAAGATGGGCATCATGGACGAGGAGCGCCGCACCTCGGTCAACCTCAAGGCCTGCCTCAACGAGGCGACCTCGCGGGTGGTGTTCATCAACACCGGCTTCCTCGATCGTACCGGCGACGAGATGCACACCGTCATGGAAGCCGGGCCGATGATCCGCAAGGGCGACATGAAGAACAGCGCCTGGATCGGCGCCTACGAGCGCAGCAACGTCCAGGTCGGCCTGGCCTGTGGCCTGCGCGGCCACGCCCAGATCGGCAAGGGCATGTGGGCCATGCCGGACCTGATGGCCGCCATGCTGGAGCAGAAGATCGGCCATCCCAAGGCCGGCGCCAACACCGCCTGGGTGCCGTCGCCCACCGCCGCCACCCTGCACGCCCTGCACTATCACCAGGTCAACGTGGCCGAGGTGCAGCGCGAGCTGGAGGCCCAGGGTGAGCATGCCCTGCGTGGACAGCTCCTCGACGACCTGCTCACCGTGCCGGTGGCCGAGAACCCGACCTGGTCCGACGAGGAGATCCAGCAGGAGCTCGACAACAACTGCCAGGGCATCCTCGGCTACGTGGTGCGCTGGGTCGAGCACGGCGTGGGCTGCTCCAAGGTGCCGGACATCCATGACGTGGGCCTGATGGAGGACCGCGCCACCCTGCGCATCTCCAGCCAGCACGTGGCCAACTGGCTGCACCATGGCGTGGTGGATGCCGACCGGGTCCGGGCGACCCTGGAACGCATGGCCAAGGTAGTGGACGAGCAGAACGCCGGTGATCCGGACTACACGCCGATGAGCGCCGACTTCTCCGCTTCCCACGCCTTCCAGGCCGCCTCGGACCTGATCTTCAAGGGGCTCGAGCAGCCTGCCGGTTACACCGAGCCGCTGCTGCATCACTGGCGCGCGGTGCACAAGGCGGGATAATCGCGGGCGGGCTGCGAGTAGAGGGATACCCTGATATTCGTGGCTCGTGGCTCGTGGCTCGTGGCTCGTGGCTCGTGGCTCGTGGCTCGTGGCTCGTGGCTCGTGGCTCGTGGCTCGTGGCTCGTGGCTCGTGGCTCGTGGCTCGTGGCGACTGTGCGCGGCCGGCCAGCTGGGCTATCTTGGGGACCATCGTCCACTGCCGCAGGGAGCGCCCCATGACCGTGATGACCGCCGCCGCCATCGAGGACTTCCTCGACGAGGTCTTCCCCCAGCGTTCCGGCACCATCGAGGGCATCGACGAGATGCGGGCCACCATGAGCCTGGCCATCGAGGACGAGCACCTGCGTCCCGGCGCCAGCGTGTCCGGTCCCACCCTGATGGGGCTCGCCGATGTCTGCCTCTATGTGGCGATCCTGGCCCAGGTCGGTCCCGAGCCGATGGCGGTGACCAGTGACCTGCACTGTCGCTTCCTGCGTCGTCCGCGGGGCGACCGCGACATCATCGCCAACGCGCGGCTGCTCAAGCTGGGGCGGCGCCTGGCGGTGGGCGAGGTCCAGCTGTTCTCCGCCGGCGACGAGGCCCCGGTGGCCCTGGTCACGGCGACCTATGTCCTGCCGGACGGCGACTGAGCCTTGGGGAAACACTGATTCGATGGCTGCGCTCCGGCGGCGGCCAGACTAGGCGTCCCGGCCCCTCTTCGCTCGCGACATGAATCAGCGCTCCCGAGAACCAGCACTGACGCTGGGCGCGCGGAGGACACAGACGGCCAGCGCCAGCCAGCCGCCGATCAGCAGCACGCCGCCCAGCGGGGTGACCAGGCCGAGGCCTGCCAGGCCCGACAGGGCCAGGGCGTACAGCGAGCCCGAGAACAGCAGCATGCCCGCCGCCCACAGGCCCAGGGCCAGGCGCTGACCGGGGCGCGGGCAGGCGGCGCGCCAGGCCAGCACCCCGAGCATCGCCAGGCTGTGCCAGGCCTGATAGCGCACCCCGGTCTCGACGGCCGCCACCAGCCGCGGGGCCAGGCTGCCCTCCAGGGCATGGGCGCCGAAGGCGCCGGCCATCACCATCAGGGCGCCGGACAGCGCCGCCGCCAGCCACCAGGGTCGGTCCTGCATCTCGGGTCTCCTGCGATCGTCTCGTGGTTACCGTACCCGGCCCGGCCCTGAGGCGCTACAATGTGGGCCCGCGAATCCGCAGCCCCGGAGAGGATGCCATGCAGATCCAGCTCAATGGCGAGGCCCGCACCCTGGAGGCCGATGCCTCGGTGGCCCGGCTGGTCGAGTCCCTCGGCCTGACCGGCCGCCGCATCGCCGTGGAGGTCAACGAGGAGATCGTGCCCAGGAGCGTCCACGCCGAGACGCGCCTGGCCGAGGGTGACCGGGTCGAGATCGTCCACGCCATCGGTGGCGGCTGACGCGCCGAGGCGGTCCCGCGAACCAGGATCCACAGGAGCACGACAACCATGACCGACTTCTTCCAGGACGCGCCGCTGCGCATCGCCGGCCGCGAATTCACCTCGCGCCTGCTGGTGGGCACCGGCAAGTACCGCGACTTCGACGAGACCGGTGAGGCCATCGCCGCGAGTGGCGCCGAGGTGGTGACCTTCGCGGTGCGGCGCACCAATCTGGGGCAGGATGCCGCGGCGCCGAACCTGCTCGACGTCGTCTCGCCGGAGCGCTACACCCTGCTGCCCAACACCGCCGGGTGCTATACCGCCAAGGATGCGGTGCGGACCTGCCGGCTGGCCCGCGAGCTCCTCGACGGCCACAACCTGGTCAAGCTCGAGGTGCTGGGGGACGACACCACCCTCTATCCCAACGTGGTGGAGACGCTGGCCGCCACCGAGACGCTGGTCAACGACGGCTTCGACGTGATGGTCTATACCAGCGACGACCCCATCGTCGCCCGCGAGCTGGAGCGCCTGGGCTGCTGCGCCGTGATGCCGCTGGGCTCGCTGATCGGCTCCGGCCATGGCATCCAGAACCCCCACAACCTTCGCCTGATCATCGAGCAGGCCGGCGTGCCGGTGCTGGTGGATGCGGGCATCGGCACCGCCTCCGAGGCGGCCCTGGCCATGGAGCTGGGCTGCGACGGGGTGCTGATGAACTCCGCCATCGCCCATGCCCGACAGCCGCTGCTGATGGCCAGCGCCATGAAGCAGGCCGTCCAGGCCGGCCGCGAGGCCTTCCTGGCCGGGCGCATGCCGCGCCGCCAGAGCGCCGACCCGTCCTCGCCCCTGGCGGGCCGTATCAACGCCTGACGCCTTCTTCCCCTGACCCACGAGATCCGATGCCGCGCATGAACGCACCGCACCACGACGACACCGCCTCGACCACCGGCCCGGAAGGCCCCGACGCTCCGCTGCATCGCCGGGGCATCAAGAGTTATGTGCTGCGCGCCGGGCGCATGACCGCCGCCCAGACCCGGGGCCTCGAGGAGGTCTGGCCGCGGCTGGGACTGACGCTCGCCGACGGCCGCCAGGACCTCGACGCCCTCTTCGGTCGCCAGGCCCCGCGGGTGGTGGAGATCGGCTTCGGCATGGGCGCCTCGCTGGTCGAGCAGGCCGAGACCCATCCCGACACCGACTTCATCGGCATCGAGGTGCACGCCCCCGGGGTCGGCAAGCTGCTCGACGAGGCCGACAAGCGCGGCCTGACCAACCTGCGCGTCTATCGTGAGGATGCCCTGGCGGTGCTCGAGCACTGCCTGCCCGAGGCCAGCCTCGATACCCTGCAGCTGTTCTTCCCCGATCCCTGGCCGAAGAAGAAGCACCACAAGCGGCGCATCGTCCAGCCGGCCTTCGTCGCCCTGGTGCGCACCCGGCTCAAGCCCGGCGGCACCCTGCACATGGCCACCGACTGGGAGGCCTACGCCGAGTGGATGGCGGGGGTCATGGACGGCGCGCCGGGCTATGCCAACACCGCCTCGCCGGAGACCGCCCCCTACGTGCCGCGTCCCGCCTTTCGTCCCCTCACCAAGTTCGAGGCCCGCGGCGAGCGGCTGGGGCACGGGGTCTGGGATCTGATCTACCGCCGCGTCGACTGAGCGGGCTTCCGGTGCCGGCGTGGCCGCCGGCCCCGCGGCCCCGCGGCCGACCCGCGACCAGGGCGGCGCCGGCGCCGAGCAGTCCCAGGCCCATGCCGGCGATGCCGAGCCCGCCCGGCCACTCCCCGAACAGCAGGGCCGTCCAGCCCAGGGTCACCGCCGGGGTCAGGGCGACCAGCGCGGCGCTGTGGCTCACCCCGAAGCGGCGCAGGCTCTCGATGAAGAAGCCGTAGCCGCCGAAGGTGGCGAGCAGGATCAGCCAGGCCAGCGCCGTCAGCGTGTCCAGGGTGAGGGGCGGTGGCGCCGGCCAGTCTCCCTGGCGCGCCACGGCGGCGACCCAGAACACCACCGTCGCCGCCGCCAGCTGGCTGGTCAGCCGCGCCTCCATTCCCAGAGCCGCCGGCCGCCGGGCGCCCAGCACGCTGCCCAGGCTCACGGCCACCACCGCCAGCAGCGGCAGGCCGTAGGCCCAGGCCGGCGCGCCGCCCACGCCCTGCAGGTCGTCCAGTACGCTCAAGCCGGCCCCCAGGGTCGCCACCGACATGCCCAGCCACTGGGCCGGACGCGCGCGCTCGCCCAGCCACCAGCCGGCCAGGGTGGTGGCCGCCAGGGGTTGCAGGGCGCCGATCAGGGCCGCCACGCCGGCGCTGACGCCGGCCTCCACCGCCAGCAGCATGGCCAGCAGGTAGGCGCCCACCGTCAGGCTGCCGACCAGGGCGTCGCGGGCCAGGGCGCGGGGCGACAGGCCCGGCCCCCGGCGCCGGGGGGGCCGCAGCGCCCACCAGCAGCCCGCCAGCAGGGTGGCCAGCGCGAAGCGCCAGGCATAGAGCGACAGGGCCGGCGTGTCGACGGCCACGGCCAGGCGACTGCCCACGAAGCCGCTGCTCCAGCACAGCACGAAGCCGACGGCCACGACGAGGCCGCCCAGTGGTGCGGCACCCGGCCGCGGCCACCCCGTTAGCGACAGGCGTGTGAAGGCGCGCATGGGACCTCCCCGAGACATTCGGTGACTTGTGGGGAGAGTCTGGGGCGCCTAGAGTCTTTCGGGAATCGAAACTTTTTTCAGCGAGCGTTCAATATGGCTGAAGTCTCCTCGGACACCCTGGACCTGGAGGCCCTGCGCAGTTTCGTGGTGGTGGCACGCCTCGGCTCCCTGGCCGCGGCCGCCGAGCAGCGCCATCGCACGGTCAGCGCCCTGAGCATGCAGATCAAGCGGCTCGAGGCGCGGCTGGGCACGCGCCTGTTGCTGCGCGGGCCCCGCGGCATGACGCCCACGGCCGCCGGCGAGACGCTGCTCGGCGAGGCCCGGGAGCTGCTGCGCCACCATGACGGCCTGGTGGCCCGGATCAGTGGCCGGGGCCTGAGTGGCCGGGTGCGCTTCGGCCTGCCGGAGGACTATGCCAGCCGACTGGTCGGGCGGCTTTTGCCGGACTTCCTGGCCCGCCACCCGGACGTGGTGCTGGAGGCGGTGACCGCCACCAGCGGCGACCTGGCGAGGCGGCTGGAGCGGGGGGAGCTGTCGCTGATCGTGGCTCTGGATCGTCCGCATCGTCTGGTCGGGGGCGAGCCGCTGTGGCGCACCACCCCGGTCTGGGCGGGGGCCCGGGAGCTGGCCCTGGCGCCGGATCAGCCGCTGCCGCTGGCCCTGCACCCGGTGGACTGCCCCTATCGCCACCTGGGGCTCGAGGCCCTGGAGGCCATCGGCCGTCCCTGGCACGCGGTGTTCACCAGTACCAGCATCCATGCGGTGGAGACGGCCGTGGAAGCCGGGCTGGCCGTGAGCATCCTGGAGCGGGACCGGCTGACGCCGGCCATGCGCGAGCTGGGCGAGGCCGAGGGCCTGCCGCCGCTACCGGCCTGCGAGGCCCAGCTGCACTACGGGCGACAGGTGACCGCCGCCTCCTGGCCGGCGGTGGAGGCGCTGGGCGAGCTGCTGAAGCAGCGCCTGGGGCGGCGCGAATGACGGAAAAAAGAAAGCCGCCCCGGAGGGCGGCGAAAAGACCGTGACTAGCAATGAGGAGGAGAAACCGGGACAGGGGCTGGCAAGCTCCCTGACCGGGATGGCGCCTCATCAACGCCATGTGCCAAGAGTAAATCGTTCTCATTCATCGCGTCAATGTAAACGAGAACTTTTTTTATTTGCCTAGCCGGCGAGGTGCAGCCAGAGCGGCAGGGTCAGCATGGCGAGCAGGGTCTGGCCGGTGATCAGGGCGGCCATGAGCTCGGCGTCGCCGCCCAACTGGCGGGCCAGGATATAGGCCGAGGTGGCGGTAGGCAGGGCGGCGAACAGCAGGGCCACGTCGCGGCTCACCGGGTCGAGGTCGAGCAGCAGCGCCAGGACCAGCACCGCCGCGGGCATCAGCACCAGCTTGACCAGGTTGGCGGCCCAGACGCCCCGGTCGCGGCGCAGCAGGGCCGGGGGACGCAGGGCGACGCCGACCGCCACCAGGCCGAGGGGCAGCGCCGCCCGGCCCAGCAGGGCCACCGTGTCCTGGCTCCAGCCGGGCAGCCCGATGCCGGAGAGGTTCAGGGCGATGCCGGCCAGGCAGGCCAGGATCAGTGGGTTGCGTGCCAGGGCGGCGAGGCTGGCCCCGAGCCCGGCCGCCCCCAGGGTGCCGGCGGCGATGAAGGTCGCGACGCACAGCACGTTGATCGCCGGCACCATCAGGGCCACGGCCACCGCGGCCACCGTGGCGCCGGCCTGGCCATGCAGGGCCGCGGCCCCGGCCACGCCCACATAGGTGTTGAACCGCAGCCCCCCCTGGAAGACCGAGGTGAAGGCCGGTGCGGCCAGCCCCAGGCGATGGCGCAGGCGCCACAGCGAGAGGCCGAGCACGCCGATCGCCCCGAGCAGGGCCAGGGCGAGCCGGCCCACCGGGACCTGGCGGATATCGGCCTCGGCCAGGGTGGCGACCAGCATGGCGGGGAACAGCAGGAAGTAGATCAGCCGCTCCATGCGCGGCCAGAAGTCGCCGCCGGGCTGCTGGAGCCGGGCCAGGACCGCCCCCAGCAGGATCAACAGGAACAATGGGCCCAGGGCCTGTGCCACGCCGTCCATGACGCCTCCTCGTCGACTCGGCCCTGCGACATCCGTGCACACGGCGGCCCGGGCGAATACTGATAAGATCCAGTCTATCCTGCCACCGACGGAGGCGTCGCTTCACCGCCATGTCCCCTTCCGCCCCTGCCGAGCGCGCCTTGCGACCGCCGTTGCTGCGCCTGCTGATCGTCACGACCCTGCTGACCCTGGGCGTGGCGCTGTGGTACCTGCTGCGGCATTCCCTGGACGGTGACGATGTCCGGTGGACACCGCCGTCGACGTCCTGCGATCTCCAGGCCGGGCCCTGCCGGACCGACCTCGGGGATGGCGTCACGCTGACCCTGGACCTCGCCGGCAAGGGGCCCATCCAGGCCCTGACGGTGCTGCCCCTCGAGGTGCAGCTGGCGGGGGCGTCGGCCGAGGCCGCGGTGGTGACCTTCGACGGCCGCGACATGGACATGGGGCTTCACCGCTTTCCCCTCGCGGCGGCCGGTGGCGGGGTGTTCCGCGGCGAGGGGAAGGTCGCGCTGTGTACCGAGGCGGTGATGCCCTGGCGCGCCCGGGTGGTGGTGGACACGCCCCGGGGAGGCCTGGGAAGCTGGTTCGACTTCGAGGTAACGAGGAAGGCACCATGACACGACGATGGCGACACGTGATGGGGGCGGGGGTCGCCCTGCTGCTGGCGGTCGGTGGCCTGTGGGCCTACCAGCAGCAGGCCGGCCGCGACGCGGGGCTGCCCGCCGGCGGGCCCATCGAGCTGCCCTCGACCCGGGGCGATTTCTCCCTGAGCCAGCTGGAGGATGACCAGTTGGCGGTGGTGTTCTTCGGCTATACCTGGTGCCCGGACGTCTGTCCCATGAGCCTGGCCGTGGTGCGCCAGGTGCGCCAGCGGATGTCCCCCGAGCGACGCGACCGGGTGGTGCCGCTGATGGTCTCCGTGGACCCCGAGCGCGACACCCTGGCCCGGCTGGAGGAATACCTGGCCTACTTCGGTGAGGACTTCATCGGCGCCACCGGCAGCCAGGCCCAACTCGAGGAGATCGCCGAGCGCTACGGCGTGGTGTGGCGCAAGGTCGAGACGCCGGAGTCGGCCATGGCCTATACCGTCGACCACAGCGCCTCGCTGTACCTGGTGGACCGCGACGGCGAGATTCGCCGTCGGGTCCTGCATTCCCCGACCCCGGGACCGCTCGAGGCGGCCCTCGACGCGGAGCTCGGCGAGGGCTGAACCGCGGCCCGGCCGGCTCAGTCGGCGTTGGCCTGCAGCCGGTCGACCATGCCCATCAGGGCCTCGACCTGGCTGCCCCGGCGGGAGTCGTGCAGCGGGTCGAGCTGCCAGGCGCTCTCGGCATAGCCCCACCAGTCCCAGCAGGCCTTGGGGTTGGCGAGGCTCGCCGCCACCTGGGGATAGAGCACCACCCGCCGGTCGGCGGCCGCCCAATCGTTCAGGCCGCCGTAACGGACGAAGGCCTCGTCGCCCTCCGCCGCGCTCATCTCGCAGCCGTGCAGGGCCACGGTCAGCGCGCAGCCGCCCACCTCGCAGCCCGCCGGGATGAACAGGTAACCGCTATCGGCGAGGCCCCGGGCATCGAAGTCCGACTGATCGAAGCGCACCAGCCGGCCGCCGGCCTCGCCCGGCGCGCCGGCCGACGGCGCGCCGTGCAGCCAGGTCAGCGCCGCCTCGGCGATAGCCGGGTCGCAGGCCAGCAGGTGGCTGCCGCCGCCCTCGCCGCAGCCCGCCAGGGTCCTCGCCGGGGCGTCGCTCTCGGCGCCGACCGGCCAGCCATGGGCCGCGCCCTCGCCTTCCCGGTACCGCAGCTGCCGGTCCGGCGCCGCCAGCCAGTCCTCGAACTGATCGACCAGGGCTCGGCCTAGGGACGGATCGACGGTTTGGTCGGCGTCGCCGTGCCAGACGAAGACGCGCAGGTCGGCCAGCGCCTCGGGGGCGCCGACCAGGTCGCGGGACAGGTAGTCGCGGTGGCGTGCCTGGATGGCCGCCAGGTCGGGAGGGCCGAGGCGGGTGAACATGCACTGGCCCAGGGCCCGGCCGAGCTCGCCCCGGGCACAGGCCCAGGGCCCGGCCGCCACCACGCCGAGTCCGCTGAAGCGCGACGGCCAGGCCACGGCGAGCTGGGTGGCCATGTAGCCGCCGGCGGAGACGCCGATCACGCTCGCCGCCTCGGTGCTGACGGCCAGGGCGGGCAGCGCGGCCGGCGTTTCCTGGGCCTGAAGCGAGGCGGCCGGCCCCAGGCAGAGGCCGGCCGCCAGCAACGCGGTCTTGAGCTTCATGCGCGTCGCATCACCCTTCGCCGCTGTTGCTTTGCGCCTCGTCAGCGGGGGTCACGTCGAGGAGCTCGACCTTGAACACCAGGGTCTCGTGGGGACCGATGGGGCCCTGCCCCTGGGCACCGTAGGCCAGCTCGGAGGGGATCACGACCTCCCAGGTGTCGCCTACGCTCATCAGCTGCAGGGCTTCCTGCCAGCCCTCGATGACCTGGCCGACCCGGAAGCTGACCGGCTCGCCGCGCTCGTAGGAGCTGTCGAAGACGGTGCCGTCGATCAACTGGCCCTCGTAGTGGACCTCGACGGTGTCGTCGGCACCGGGCGTGGCGCCGTCGCCGGACTCGAGCTCGCGATACTGCAGGCCGGAGTCGGTGACGGTCACGCCGTCCTGCTCGGCGTTCTCGTCGAGGTAGGCCTGGCCCTCGGCCTTGTTGGCCTCGGCCTTCTGCTCGGCCTCGGCGGCGCGAGCCTCCATGGCCTGCTGCTGGAACTGGCTCAGGGCGGCGGCCATCTCCTCGTCGCTCATGGCCAGCTCGTTGCCCTCGAAGACATCGCGGATGGCCTGGGTAAAGGTATTGATGTCCAGGTCCTCGACATCCTGCTGGATGCTCTTGCCGAGGGTCACGCCGAGGCTGTAGCCCAGTCGCTCCTCGTCGGTCTCGGGCGCGGCGGCCAGGGCCAGCGGGGCGGCGGTCAGCAGGGCCGTCAGGGAAGCGGTAGTCAGCAGTCTCTTCATGAAAAAACCTTGAGCTCCGGCGCCTTGGCGCCATGGGTGTGAGGAATCTCTGGGACTCTAACAGGGCCGGGCCGGTTCCGCATCCGCCGCACGGAAGCGGAACCGGCCCGACGTCGGAGCAACGATGGGGGCAAGGACTCAGACGACCAGGGTGGGGCAGTGGGCAGAGCCGGCGACCCGCTGGGCGACGCTGCCCAGCAGCAGGCCCTTTTCGCCGTTGGTGCCCTGGGCGCCGATCACGATCAGGTCGCACTCCCGCTTGCGGGCGAAGCGCACGATGGTACGGGAGGGGCGGCCACCCTTGACGAAGGCGCGGATCCTGTCCGCCGGCACCCCGAGCTCGGTGGCATGGGCCTTGGCCTGCACCGCGATCTCGGTGGCGTACACCTTGAGCACGTCGTCGGGCAGTTCGAGCTTCTCGGGCCGCACCATGGAGAGCGAGGCCTCCAGCAGACTGTGGTGCTTGAACACGCACAGCAGGTAGAGCTCGGCGCCGGTGAGCCGTTGCAGACCGACGGCCTTGTCCAGCGCCTTGATGGCGCCCTTGGAGCCGTCGACCGGCACCATGATCCGATGGAACATCGTCGCCTCCCTCCTACGCTTTGTCTGAAAACTGCCTGCGCTCGCCCATCCGGCGTTAAAAATCGGCTCGTGCGCGAGCCCGGTCAAAGTACTCATTTACACCGCGTAAACTCGCACGCGAGCCCGGTCTGTCTTATCGCCGATTTTTGCCTTGTCTGGCCATCGCTCGCCGACTTTTCAGACAAAGCTTAGGGTCAGCTACCGAAAGGCCAGATCGCGCAGGAACAGGGCGATCTGCGGGAACATGATCAGCAGGGCCGCGGCCAGGATCAGCAGGAAGACGAACGGCGGCGTCCCCTTGATCACGTCCAGGTAGGGCCGCTTGAAGATGGCGATGGCGGTGAAGATATCGCAGCCGAAGGGCGGCGTCGCCGAGCCGATGGCCACCTGCAGGGTGATCAGGATGCCGACCAGCACCGGATCCAGGCCGGTGGCTTCCACGGCCGGGGCGAAGATCGGGGTCAGCACCAGGATGACCACGATGGGGTCGACGAACATGCAGGCCACGAAGAAGGCGATACAGATCGCGATCAGTACCCCGGTGGGCCCCGCCTCGTTGATGCCCACGGCCTCGAGGATCGCCTGGGGGATCTGGGCGAAGGAGATGATCCAGGAGAAGCCGTTGCCCACCGCCACCAGGATGAACACCACGGCGGTGATCAGGCCGGTGGACTTGGCGATGGCGTAGATGTCGCCCACCTTCAGGGAACGGAAGACGACGAACTCCAGCAGGATGGCGTAGAGCACGCAGGCCGCGGCCGCCTCGGTGGGGCTGAAGATGCCGCCATAGATGCCGCCGACGATGATCACCGGGAAGCCCAGCGGCCAGAGGGCCATGCGTACCGCACTCAGGCGCTCGCGCCAGTTGGACCTGGGCTCGGTGGGCACGTCGCGCACCAGCGCATAGATCACGCAGTAGACGGAGAACATCA
The Halomonas sp. M4R1S46 DNA segment above includes these coding regions:
- the trmB gene encoding tRNA (guanosine(46)-N7)-methyltransferase TrmB translates to MPRMNAPHHDDTASTTGPEGPDAPLHRRGIKSYVLRAGRMTAAQTRGLEEVWPRLGLTLADGRQDLDALFGRQAPRVVEIGFGMGASLVEQAETHPDTDFIGIEVHAPGVGKLLDEADKRGLTNLRVYREDALAVLEHCLPEASLDTLQLFFPDPWPKKKHHKRRIVQPAFVALVRTRLKPGGTLHMATDWEAYAEWMAGVMDGAPGYANTASPETAPYVPRPAFRPLTKFEARGERLGHGVWDLIYRRVD
- a CDS encoding DMT family transporter, which codes for MRAFTRLSLTGWPRPGAAPLGGLVVAVGFVLCWSSGFVGSRLAVAVDTPALSLYAWRFALATLLAGCWWALRPPRRRGPGLSPRALARDALVGSLTVGAYLLAMLLAVEAGVSAGVAALIGALQPLAATTLAGWWLGERARPAQWLGMSVATLGAGLSVLDDLQGVGGAPAWAYGLPLLAVVAVSLGSVLGARRPAALGMEARLTSQLAAATVVFWVAAVARQGDWPAPPPLTLDTLTALAWLILLATFGGYGFFIESLRRFGVSHSAALVALTPAVTLGWTALLFGEWPGGLGIAGMGLGLLGAGAALVAGRPRGRGAGGHAGTGSPLSRRGGRSDPRPRAPAARRGPRTW
- a CDS encoding universal stress protein; translation: MFHRIMVPVDGSKGAIKALDKAVGLQRLTGAELYLLCVFKHHSLLEASLSMVRPEKLELPDDVLKVYATEIAVQAKAHATELGVPADRIRAFVKGGRPSRTIVRFARKRECDLIVIGAQGTNGEKGLLLGSVAQRVAGSAHCPTLVV
- a CDS encoding PHB depolymerase family esterase, encoding MKLKTALLAAGLCLGPAASLQAQETPAALPALAVSTEAASVIGVSAGGYMATQLAVAWPSRFSGLGVVAAGPWACARGELGRALGQCMFTRLGPPDLAAIQARHRDYLSRDLVGAPEALADLRVFVWHGDADQTVDPSLGRALVDQFEDWLAAPDRQLRYREGEGAAHGWPVGAESDAPARTLAGCGEGGGSHLLACDPAIAEAALTWLHGAPSAGAPGEAGGRLVRFDQSDFDARGLADSGYLFIPAGCEVGGCALTVALHGCEMSAAEGDEAFVRYGGLNDWAAADRRVVLYPQVAASLANPKACWDWWGYAESAWQLDPLHDSRRGSQVEALMGMVDRLQANAD
- a CDS encoding LysR substrate-binding domain-containing protein, yielding MAEVSSDTLDLEALRSFVVVARLGSLAAAAEQRHRTVSALSMQIKRLEARLGTRLLLRGPRGMTPTAAGETLLGEARELLRHHDGLVARISGRGLSGRVRFGLPEDYASRLVGRLLPDFLARHPDVVLEAVTATSGDLARRLERGELSLIVALDRPHRLVGGEPLWRTTPVWAGARELALAPDQPLPLALHPVDCPYRHLGLEALEAIGRPWHAVFTSTSIHAVETAVEAGLAVSILERDRLTPAMRELGEAEGLPPLPACEAQLHYGRQVTAASWPAVEALGELLKQRLGRRE
- a CDS encoding FKBP-type peptidyl-prolyl cis-trans isomerase, whose amino-acid sequence is MKRLLTTASLTALLTAAPLALAAAPETDEERLGYSLGVTLGKSIQQDVEDLDINTFTQAIRDVFEGNELAMSDEEMAAALSQFQQQAMEARAAEAEQKAEANKAEGQAYLDENAEQDGVTVTDSGLQYRELESGDGATPGADDTVEVHYEGQLIDGTVFDSSYERGEPVSFRVGQVIEGWQEALQLMSVGDTWEVVIPSELAYGAQGQGPIGPHETLVFKVELLDVTPADEAQSNSGEG
- a CDS encoding DUF423 domain-containing protein, yielding MQDRPWWLAAALSGALMVMAGAFGAHALEGSLAPRLVAAVETGVRYQAWHSLAMLGVLAWRAACPRPGQRLALGLWAAGMLLFSGSLYALALSGLAGLGLVTPLGGVLLIGGWLALAVCVLRAPSVSAGSRER
- a CDS encoding TRAP transporter large permease — encoded protein: MTTIMVTTMIALLLLGFPMMIPLITAAVIGFYMMFNGLGQMDTLIQQMMAGIRPASLIAVPMFILAADIMTRGQSADRLINMVMSFIGHVKGGLAVSTAASCTLFGAVSGSTQATVVAVGSPLRPKMLKAGYSDSFTLALIINSSDIAFLIPPSIGMIIYGVISGTSIGELFIAGIGPGLLILLMFSVYCVIYALVRDVPTEPRSNWRERLSAVRMALWPLGFPVIIVGGIYGGIFSPTEAAAACVLYAILLEFVVFRSLKVGDIYAIAKSTGLITAVVFILVAVGNGFSWIISFAQIPQAILEAVGINEAGPTGVLIAICIAFFVACMFVDPIVVILVLTPIFAPAVEATGLDPVLVGILITLQVAIGSATPPFGCDIFTAIAIFKRPYLDVIKGTPPFVFLLILAAALLIMFPQIALFLRDLAFR
- a CDS encoding thiazole synthase; this encodes MTDFFQDAPLRIAGREFTSRLLVGTGKYRDFDETGEAIAASGAEVVTFAVRRTNLGQDAAAPNLLDVVSPERYTLLPNTAGCYTAKDAVRTCRLARELLDGHNLVKLEVLGDDTTLYPNVVETLAATETLVNDGFDVMVYTSDDPIVARELERLGCCAVMPLGSLIGSGHGIQNPHNLRLIIEQAGVPVLVDAGIGTASEAALAMELGCDGVLMNSAIAHARQPLLMASAMKQAVQAGREAFLAGRMPRRQSADPSSPLAGRINA
- the thiS gene encoding sulfur carrier protein ThiS, coding for MQIQLNGEARTLEADASVARLVESLGLTGRRIAVEVNEEIVPRSVHAETRLAEGDRVEIVHAIGGG
- a CDS encoding SCO family protein, translated to MTRRWRHVMGAGVALLLAVGGLWAYQQQAGRDAGLPAGGPIELPSTRGDFSLSQLEDDQLAVVFFGYTWCPDVCPMSLAVVRQVRQRMSPERRDRVVPLMVSVDPERDTLARLEEYLAYFGEDFIGATGSQAQLEEIAERYGVVWRKVETPESAMAYTVDHSASLYLVDRDGEIRRRVLHSPTPGPLEAALDAELGEG
- a CDS encoding AEC family transporter — translated: MDGVAQALGPLFLLILLGAVLARLQQPGGDFWPRMERLIYFLLFPAMLVATLAEADIRQVPVGRLALALLGAIGVLGLSLWRLRHRLGLAAPAFTSVFQGGLRFNTYVGVAGAAALHGQAGATVAAVAVALMVPAINVLCVATFIAAGTLGAAGLGASLAALARNPLILACLAGIALNLSGIGLPGWSQDTVALLGRAALPLGLVAVGVALRPPALLRRDRGVWAANLVKLVLMPAAVLVLALLLDLDPVSRDVALLFAALPTATSAYILARQLGGDAELMAALITGQTLLAMLTLPLWLHLAG
- a CDS encoding PaaI family thioesterase, with protein sequence MTVMTAAAIEDFLDEVFPQRSGTIEGIDEMRATMSLAIEDEHLRPGASVSGPTLMGLADVCLYVAILAQVGPEPMAVTSDLHCRFLRRPRGDRDIIANARLLKLGRRLAVGEVQLFSAGDEAPVALVTATYVLPDGD